The genomic stretch GATGGTTTTGGCAGAACGGAAACGGGCTATCCACTTATCCATGTGCTGTTTGAATTCACCTGCTGTCCGGAATGCATCTATGCGCATGGCGCCAAAGAAATGGCCAATGCCTTCACCGGGCATACTTTCTGGCATGGGTAAGTACGCAGGAAAAGGTGGAACCCAGGGCCCATAGTTGGCGCCGCTTAATATGCCGGAGAAAATATCGGCAATGGCGCCTAGTGCATACCCCTTATGACTGCCGTGTTCCTTATCGCCGCCGAGTGGTAAGAGCAGCCCGCCATTTTTTATTGCATGGGGATCTGTTGACGGCTCCCCTTCTTTATCTAGCGCCCAGCCCAATGGCATGGATTGATTTTTCCGCTGCAGAATTTCCAGTTTCCCATTTGCCGCAGTGGTTGTTGCAAAGTCGGCAACAAAGGCCGGTTGCTCACCTGCAGGGATAGCAACCGCGATGGGATTTGTTCCCAGCATTCTTTCTTTAGAGAATGTGGGCGCCACCAATGCCGATGCATTGGTCATGGCCATGCCGATCATATCATTTTCCAGTGCCATCATGGCATGGTGACCGGCAATGCCAAAATGATTGCTGTTGCGCACACTTACCCAACCCGTGCCCACCTGCTTTGCTTTATTGATGGCTACCTGCATGGCGAATGGAGCAACAACCAAGCCCAATCCCCGGTCTCCATCGATGACAGCAGTGGAAGGCGTTTCATGTACGATCTTAATACCCGGTTTTGCATTAACCCGCTGCACTTCCCACAAACGGATATAACCGCTGAGCCGTGCCACCCCATGGCTGTCTACTCCACGCAGGTCTGCAGATAAAAGAGATTGAGTTGCTATTGTTGCATCGGCATCGCTGCAGCCGATCTTTACGAATATATTTTTTGAGAAGTTGAATAGATGGTTGTAAGGGAAGGTTGTACTCATCTATCAAAAGTAAATCAAATTTATACGCCCGAAGTAACACTCTGCTTAAAATCACACGCCAAAATCCGGTATACTGAATGAACATTAATTTTGCTATCAGGGTTAAAACACCCTTTTATACAAAAATCATGTTCGTTTTTATGAAAAAAATAATATTTTTATTATATTGCTAAAGTTTTTTAGCCCCCCACAGGAAAAGATCGTAGCAGTTATTTTTACATTATAAGATTACTAAACAAAACCAAACTACTGACAACCTGTGTGTTTTTCAGGTACCATAAAAAAATATCTTTACGGGGCATTATTAAAATGTAATTCCTGCAAGATTTATTTTTTTTTGGCGAGTGTTTATCTTTGCTTGTTTCTTATTTCACCCAATAATTTAAGTGCCCAAACCCCAAGTTTTGTATGGGCAAAACAAATAGGTGGTTTAAGTAACCCCGATATGGCAACAGGGAATGCCGTATTTGTTGATGCCAGCGGGAACATTTATTCAACAGGATATTTTCGGGGAACCGTGGATTTTGATCCGGGGCCGGCTGTATACAATCTCACTACGGTTACCGGGCTGAATATTATTTTAGTTGATATTTATGTTACAAAATTTGATGCAGCCGGTAATTTTGTTTGGGCAAAACAAATGGCAGGTATATTACCACCCACAAATACTAATGACGCGGATATGGGACGGGGTATTACTGTTGATGCAAGTGGAAATGTTTATGTGACCGGCTATTTTATAGGCACAACTGACTTTGACCCTGGACCAGGAGTTTTAAACCTTACAAGCCTGGGAATTGGAGTACCTGACGTATTTGTATTAAAACTTGATGCCTCCGGTAATTTAGTTTGGGTAAAACAATTTGGAAATGCAGCTCTTGCATTTACGGATAAGGCTTATTCTATAGCAGTTGATGCAAACGGAAATGTTTATACAACGGGGCTTTTCTATCTCACAGTAGATTTTGATCCCGGACCCGGAGTTTATAACTTAACTGCCACGGGTGGGTTCAATTCATTTATCTCCAAACTTGATGCAGCAGGCAACTTTGTGATGGCAAAGCAAATAGGTGCAGGAAGCACTGAAACTAGGGCCCGGTCGATCACGGTAGATGCTGCCGGGAACATTTATACAACAGGCAATTTTTTTGCCACCGGCGATTTTGATCCCGGAACTGGAACCTATAACTTAACCGCACTGGGTGACGAGGATATTTTTGTCTCAAAACTTGACCCCACAGGTAATTTTTTGTGGGTAAAACAAATGGGTGGGGCTAATACTTACTTCGGTGATGAGGGAACCTCCATTGCTGTTGATGCTGCAGGAAATGTTTGTACAACAGGTTTTTTTAGCGGAACCTGTGATTTTGATCCCGGGCCGGGTGTATATAATAAAACGGCGCTGTATGCAAGGGATGCCTTTGTTTCAAAACTCGATGCCGGAGGAAATTTTGTATGGGCAGCACAATTTGGCGGTACCGGTTTATGGCAACATGATGATATGGGGTATGTTATTAAAACCGATGCGAATAATAATGTTTATACCGTTGGCTATTTTAATGCCACGGTTGATTTTGATCCGGGTCCCGGTATTTATAATCTGTCATGTCCTAATAATAACAATCACTTGTTCGTTTCTAAACTTACTGCAGGTGGAAATTTTTCCTGGGCGATAGATCTTGATCTTTCAAATTATGTTGGAGATTTTGAAGGATATGGTTTTGATATTCATTCCTCAGGGGATTTTTTTATAACAGGTTACTTTAACGGCACCAGGGATTTTGATGCCGGGGCCGGAATATTTAATATGACCACATCTTCCAGCCGTGATGCCTTCGTAGCAAAATATACGCAAAGCTGTACCACACCGATCACTCCTGCAGTAAACATCACTGCAAATCCTTCAGGTGCTATCTGTGCAGGCACACCGGTAACTTTCACAGCCACTGTTTCAAATGCAGGCGGAGGAGCCATTAATTATAACTTTAAGGTGAACGGGGCAAGTGTTCAGAACGGCACTTCCAATACTTTTACTACTACAACATTGGCGAATGGAAATACCGTGACCTGTGACATAACGGTTAGTGGAGGGGCCTGCCTGGCTTCCCCCACAGCTTCTTCCAATACCATAAACATGCTGGTGAATCCGATCTTAACCCCTGTTGTAAATATTTCGGCCAACCCCGGTGGCGCAATCTGTGCCGGTATTTCAGTAACCTTCACTGCAACACCAACCAATGGAGGCAGTACACCGGCCTATCAATGGAAGGTTAACGGAATAAATGTGGGAACAAATTCACCGGTGTATACCAGCAGTACTTTAGTCAATGGAGATATTGTAAATGTTATCATGACCTCCAATGCAAACTGTGTTTTGCCAGTTACTGCAACTTCCAACAGTATTATTATGTTGGTGAATCCGATCCTCACTCCTGCTGTGAATATTACCGCTAACCCTCCAGGTGCTATCTGTGCAGGGACTTCGGTGACCTTTACTGCAACGCCAACTAATGGTGGCAGCACGCCCGCCTATCAATGGAAGGTAAACGGAATAAATGTGGGAACAAATGCGGCAACATACAACTCTGCTTCCCTGGTCAATGGAGATATTGTAAATGTTATCCTGACCTCCAATGCAAACTGTGTTTCGCCGGCTACTGCAACTTCTAACAGTATTACAATGTTCGTGAATCCAAACCTCACTCCTGCGGTGAATATTACAGCTAACCCTCCAGGCGCAATCTGTGCCGGCACTTCAGTAACTTTTACTGCAACACCAACGAATGGAGGCAGCACACCGGCCTATCAATGGAAGGTTAATGGAATAAATGTGGGAATAAATTCACCGGTGTATACCAGCAGCGCTTTGGTCAATGGTGATATTATAAATGTTATTATGATCTCCAATGCAAACTGTGTTTCGCCGGCTACTGTAACTTCCAACAGTATTACTATGCTGGTGAACCCCGTCCTCACCCCTGCAGTGAATATTACGGCTAACCCGCCGGGCGCTGTCTGTGCCGGCACTTCAGTAACTTTTACAGCAACGCCAACCAATGGGGGAGGTACACCCGCTTATCAATGGAAGGTTAACGCAATAAATGTGGGAACAAATGCACCGACATTTACTTCATCCACTTTGAGCAATGCTGATGTAGTAGAAGTTATTCTTACTTCAAATGCCACTTGTGCTTTTCCAACTACTGCAAGTTCCAATACTATTACCATGACCGTAACCGCAGCCCTGGCACCCGCTGTTGGAATTACCGCATCAGCTACCAGTATCTGTGCAGGCACTTCAGTAACTTTTACGGCTACGCCAACGAATGGAGGAAGTTCCCCGGCCTATCAATGGAAGGTTAATGGAATAAACGTGGGAACAAATTCAGCTGTGTATAATAGCAGCACTTTGGCCAATGGTGATCTTGTTAATGTTAATATGACATCGAGTTTGACCTGTGCATTACCAGCTTCGGCTACATCAAATACAATCGCTATGGTTGTGAATCCGAATGTAACGCCGGGTGTAACCATTGCTGCCAACCCCCCCGGCCCGGTTTGCGCAGGCACTTCAGTAACCTTTACTGCCACCGCTTCTAATACCGCAGGTGGTACGATCAATTATGATTTTAAAGTTAATGGAACCTCTGTGCAGAACAGTGCATCCAATACACATACCAGTTCTACACTGGCTAATGGAAATACCGTTACCTGTGATATAACGATTACCGGTGGTAACTGCCTCACTTCAACTTCAGCCACTTCGAATACCATTACAATGGCAGTGAATCCGAATCTGACACCATCAGTAAACATTACCGCCAATCCTCCTGGGAATATTTGTTCGGGTACTCCAGTAACTTTTACTGCTGCCGCAAATAATACCGGAGGTGGTACCATTAATTACGATTTTAAAGTAAATGGGGCCAGTGTTCAGAACGGAGCTTTAAATACATTCACCAGTTCAACACTTGCAAACGGAAATACCATTACTTGCGATATAACTGTGACTGGTGGGAACTGCATGGCTTCCACCACGGCTACTTCTAATTTAATAACCATGAATGTCACTCCAACAGTGATTCCTTCTGTTGCCATAACTGCGTCAGCAACCACCATATGTGCCGGCACACCCGTTACTTTAACGGCCAATCCTACCAATGGAGGAGTCACACCTGCTTATCAGTGGCAGGTGAATGGAATTAATGTAGGAACAAATGCTTCGGCATATACTTCAGCTTCATTAGCCAATGGCGATATTGTTACTGTGATCATGACCTCCAATGCAAACTGTGTATCACCGACCACTGCCGGTTCCAACAACATTATAATGATCGTGAACCAAAACATAACTCCTGCCGTTAACCTTACAGCTAACCCTGCAGGTCCCGTGTGTGTTGGCAGTTCAGTATTGTTTACAGCTGCTTCATCCAACAACGGAGGTGGTACCATAAATTATAATTTTAAGGTTAATGGAACCAGTGTTCAGAATGGGACTTCCAATACCTATACCAGTGCCACATTAACCAATGGTAATACAGTTACCTGTGATATAGCTGTAACCGGTGGTAACTGCCTGGTTTCAACAACTGCTTCTTCCAACATCATCAGTATGAATATTGTTTCTCCACCTGCAATAAGTGTTTCAGCAAACCCAGCCGGTAATATTTGTGCAGGAACATCTGTAAGTTTTACAGCTAATCCTTTAAATGCAGGAACAAGCCCCGCTTACCAATGGCAGGTAAATGGAGTTAATGTAGGAACAAACAGTTTAACCTATTTAAGTAATTCTTTAGCTGACGGGGATAAAATATACTGTATCATGAACACTGTTTCGATATGTTCAATTTCACCTTTTGTTTATTCTGACACGATCAACATGACTGTTAAACCAATTCCTGTTATTACATTGAACCCAACCAATCCAACGATATTTTCCGGCAATTCAATCCAGTTAAATGCACAGATAACCGGGAATATAGCTACATATCTTTGGTCGCCGTCCACCACTTTAAATAATCCTGCTATATCTAATCCAGTTGCAAAACCAACAAATACTACAGTTTATAAATTGTCAGTAAACTCGGTTGACAACTGCTATGCTGAAAAAAACATTACGGTGACTGTCATTAAGCACATATATATCCCTAACTCCTTTACGCCAAATGGTGATGGTATTAATGATATTTTCCGAATACCTCCATCAATTACTTTTACTCTCCAATACTTTTTAATATTTGACAGGTACGGAAATGAGGTTTTCAAAACCACAGACATTAACAAAGGATGGGATGGAACCTATAAAGGTGCAAAACAACCTAATGGTACATACACTTATTTGATAAAAGGATATGATTTAAAAAGAGAAATATCACTTAACGGAAACGTA from Chitinophagaceae bacterium encodes the following:
- a CDS encoding Ldh family oxidoreductase gives rise to the protein MSTTFPYNHLFNFSKNIFVKIGCSDADATIATQSLLSADLRGVDSHGVARLSGYIRLWEVQRVNAKPGIKIVHETPSTAVIDGDRGLGLVVAPFAMQVAINKAKQVGTGWVSVRNSNHFGIAGHHAMMALENDMIGMAMTNASALVAPTFSKERMLGTNPIAVAIPAGEQPAFVADFATTTAANGKLEILQRKNQSMPLGWALDKEGEPSTDPHAIKNGGLLLPLGGDKEHGSHKGYALGAIADIFSGILSGANYGPWVPPFPAYLPMPESMPGEGIGHFFGAMRIDAFRTAGEFKQHMDKWIARFRSAKTIPGQEKVLIPGDPEREMEAERMEKGIPLLQPVIDDLKAIGDKFEVVL
- a CDS encoding SBBP repeat-containing protein: MATGNAVFVDASGNIYSTGYFRGTVDFDPGPAVYNLTTVTGLNIILVDIYVTKFDAAGNFVWAKQMAGILPPTNTNDADMGRGITVDASGNVYVTGYFIGTTDFDPGPGVLNLTSLGIGVPDVFVLKLDASGNLVWVKQFGNAALAFTDKAYSIAVDANGNVYTTGLFYLTVDFDPGPGVYNLTATGGFNSFISKLDAAGNFVMAKQIGAGSTETRARSITVDAAGNIYTTGNFFATGDFDPGTGTYNLTALGDEDIFVSKLDPTGNFLWVKQMGGANTYFGDEGTSIAVDAAGNVCTTGFFSGTCDFDPGPGVYNKTALYARDAFVSKLDAGGNFVWAAQFGGTGLWQHDDMGYVIKTDANNNVYTVGYFNATVDFDPGPGIYNLSCPNNNNHLFVSKLTAGGNFSWAIDLDLSNYVGDFEGYGFDIHSSGDFFITGYFNGTRDFDAGAGIFNMTTSSSRDAFVAKYTQSCTTPITPAVNITANPSGAICAGTPVTFTATVSNAGGGAINYNFKVNGASVQNGTSNTFTTTTLANGNTVTCDITVSGGACLASPTASSNTINMLVNPILTPVVNISANPGGAICAGISVTFTATPTNGGSTPAYQWKVNGINVGTNSPVYTSSTLVNGDIVNVIMTSNANCVLPVTATSNSIIMLVNPILTPAVNITANPPGAICAGTSVTFTATPTNGGSTPAYQWKVNGINVGTNAATYNSASLVNGDIVNVILTSNANCVSPATATSNSITMFVNPNLTPAVNITANPPGAICAGTSVTFTATPTNGGSTPAYQWKVNGINVGINSPVYTSSALVNGDIINVIMISNANCVSPATVTSNSITMLVNPVLTPAVNITANPPGAVCAGTSVTFTATPTNGGGTPAYQWKVNAINVGTNAPTFTSSTLSNADVVEVILTSNATCAFPTTASSNTITMTVTAALAPAVGITASATSICAGTSVTFTATPTNGGSSPAYQWKVNGINVGTNSAVYNSSTLANGDLVNVNMTSSLTCALPASATSNTIAMVVNPNVTPGVTIAANPPGPVCAGTSVTFTATASNTAGGTINYDFKVNGTSVQNSASNTHTSSTLANGNTVTCDITITGGNCLTSTSATSNTITMAVNPNLTPSVNITANPPGNICSGTPVTFTAAANNTGGGTINYDFKVNGASVQNGALNTFTSSTLANGNTITCDITVTGGNCMASTTATSNLITMNVTPTVIPSVAITASATTICAGTPVTLTANPTNGGVTPAYQWQVNGINVGTNASAYTSASLANGDIVTVIMTSNANCVSPTTAGSNNIIMIVNQNITPAVNLTANPAGPVCVGSSVLFTAASSNNGGGTINYNFKVNGTSVQNGTSNTYTSATLTNGNTVTCDIAVTGGNCLVSTTASSNIISMNIVSPPAISVSANPAGNICAGTSVSFTANPLNAGTSPAYQWQVNGVNVGTNSLTYLSNSLADGDKIYCIMNTVSICSISPFVYSDTINMTVKPIPVITLNPTNPTIFSGNSIQLNAQITGNIATYLWSPSTTLNNPAISNPVAKPTNTTVYKLSVNSVDNCYAEKNITVTVIKHIYIPNSFTPNGDGINDIFRIPPSITFTLQYFLIFDRYGNEVFKTTDINKGWDGTYKGAKQPNGTYTYLIKGYDLKREISLNGNVLIIR